One segment of Synechococcus sp. A15-24 DNA contains the following:
- a CDS encoding PAM68 family protein gives MPEDRQSLPFEPKGSKKGGSKGDGNDPAIRQEAIPRYVADRMARRVAVFTGLPTVAGMGVFVGSYLLITKGIADIAPGLTLAGSGFFFLLGLVGLSFGVLSSSWDQQPGSLLGMENLKPNVQRMRQSIKAQKQQNKSD, from the coding sequence ATGCCTGAGGACCGTCAGTCACTGCCCTTTGAGCCCAAGGGTTCCAAAAAGGGTGGTTCCAAAGGCGACGGAAACGACCCAGCCATCCGCCAGGAGGCCATTCCCCGTTATGTCGCTGACAGGATGGCTCGTCGTGTGGCGGTGTTCACAGGTTTGCCGACTGTTGCCGGCATGGGCGTTTTTGTTGGCAGCTATCTGCTCATCACCAAGGGTATCGCTGACATCGCGCCCGGGCTGACTTTGGCGGGTTCCGGCTTCTTTTTTCTACTCGGGCTGGTGGGGCTGAGTTTTGGGGTGCTGAGCTCCAGCTGGGATCAACAGCCCGGTTCGCTGCTTGGTATGGAGAATCTCAAACCCAACGTTCAACGGATGCGCCAGTCGATCAAAGCTCAGAAACAACAGAACAAGTCCGACTGA
- the rpsO gene encoding 30S ribosomal protein S15, producing the protein MSLDTTEKQQLINTHQTHGTDTGSAEVQVAMLSERINRLSSHLQNNIHDFSSRQGLLKMIGRRKRLLSYMRNKSEQRYTEIIAKLGIRG; encoded by the coding sequence ATGTCGCTTGATACCACCGAGAAGCAACAGCTGATCAACACTCACCAAACCCACGGCACCGACACCGGTTCCGCGGAGGTCCAGGTCGCCATGCTGAGCGAGCGGATCAACCGTCTCAGCAGCCACCTCCAGAACAACATCCACGACTTCTCCTCGCGCCAGGGGTTGCTGAAGATGATTGGTCGGCGTAAGCGCCTGCTGAGCTACATGCGTAACAAGAGCGAGCAGCGGTACACCGAGATCATCGCCAAACTGGGCATCCGCGGCTGA
- the ruvA gene encoding Holliday junction branch migration protein RuvA, translated as MIGWLKGEIQHRDQRRSRNLVLIGCGGIGYEVYLVQRDWQTLSTGKVHEFWIHQVVSADSLQLFGFLQVAERDLFRELIQVSGVGPQAGLSLLDACKPNELVRALVHSDINTLCRAKGVGKRTAERLALELRTRLVDSDGSIDPDLNQVDSVPPDLIATLETLGYETHEIQSALQRLSSIGGPQDGDDDDAWLRACIKLMSFLGP; from the coding sequence ATGATTGGCTGGCTGAAGGGTGAGATCCAGCATCGGGACCAACGCAGGTCACGCAACCTTGTTCTGATTGGTTGTGGCGGCATCGGCTACGAGGTTTATCTCGTTCAACGGGACTGGCAAACTCTGTCAACTGGAAAAGTCCATGAATTCTGGATTCATCAAGTGGTCAGTGCTGACAGCCTTCAACTGTTCGGATTTCTGCAAGTGGCTGAACGGGACCTGTTCAGGGAGCTGATCCAAGTGAGCGGTGTGGGGCCTCAGGCCGGATTGTCCTTACTCGATGCCTGTAAGCCAAACGAACTTGTAAGGGCTCTGGTCCACTCCGACATCAACACCCTCTGCAGAGCAAAAGGAGTGGGCAAACGAACCGCTGAACGTCTTGCTCTGGAGCTACGCACTCGGCTGGTGGACAGCGATGGTTCCATCGATCCAGATCTCAATCAGGTGGATTCTGTTCCTCCTGACCTCATCGCAACACTGGAGACCCTCGGCTACGAAACCCATGAGATCCAAAGCGCGCTGCAACGACTGAGCAGCATCGGAGGTCCCCAGGACGGTGATGACGATGACGCCTGGCTGAGGGCTTGCATCAAGCTTATGTCTTTTTTGGGACCATGA
- a CDS encoding cation:proton antiporter subunit C — protein MTLEGQDLKWENGSTMMELTPEKIRLIPMVALIIIGCFGLLNSKSILRSLFSLDVIDTATISIFVLIAASGGAQTPIVAESRYSQYSDPYPQAIILTAIVIGFATQALLCAIALRLGRQSPMLRYRNLEK, from the coding sequence TTGACGCTTGAAGGCCAAGACCTAAAATGGGAGAACGGCTCCACCATGATGGAATTAACTCCTGAAAAAATAAGACTTATTCCGATGGTCGCCTTGATCATCATTGGCTGTTTCGGATTGTTGAATTCAAAATCGATTCTGCGCTCACTTTTTTCCCTCGACGTCATTGACACTGCGACAATCAGCATTTTTGTTTTGATCGCCGCCTCTGGCGGAGCGCAAACTCCGATTGTTGCAGAGAGTCGCTACAGCCAGTATTCGGATCCTTACCCACAAGCAATTATTCTGACTGCCATTGTGATTGGTTTTGCAACGCAGGCTTTGCTCTGTGCGATTGCTTTGCGTTTGGGGCGTCAATCCCCAATGCTTCGCTATAGGAACCTAGAGAAGTGA
- a CDS encoding proton-conducting transporter membrane subunit encodes MDSQILLPALIFLPAALGFLGCVLPRIVFPVSVAMLLAYAFLSQNLIGSGVSYVFTLVGEGGIQFSIDLYTFPLVFGSSITLLICFGLFYRRFSHYFYQVCLVLFTALLIAFSTVDLVSMFIALELVGFAAFLLIADRSDKKSLFHAFQYLIGGGLAMLIYLIGVVQAFTYTGSFLLTDLVRAPETALCLIVAGLLTKSGVFLCGLWVPNIYSHANCQSSAVLSGCVTCAGIAPIARMSQILIPIGDSMVVIGVVSAVVAAIYAVFERESGRALGWSSVSQLGIAILSPTYACAYAMQHGICKALLFSTLHTKDRSKLSDDSVSHLHNQLENVPSLPVEEFIRVIVFVVASLSIMGFPYLSGFITKNWVKTDLPYEAKIIYTTAALLTSTVYARLIFDRVSNFIDHQQPQTVLALRRISLNIIDVLSTPRLWILLVSIISLIYFSFVDTTLYSTPSIRSAIVSAILGGILFISVVGIQADEFVKPITRTLDLVGAPFLVAALLLANLLYLKI; translated from the coding sequence ATGGATTCTCAAATTCTTTTGCCGGCTTTGATTTTTTTGCCTGCAGCGCTGGGTTTTTTGGGATGTGTTCTTCCCAGAATTGTTTTCCCAGTAAGTGTGGCGATGCTTCTTGCGTATGCCTTCCTGTCTCAAAACCTGATCGGTTCCGGAGTCTCTTACGTCTTCACTTTGGTTGGTGAAGGAGGTATTCAATTCTCTATTGATTTGTATACGTTTCCGCTCGTCTTCGGAAGCTCGATCACACTATTAATCTGCTTTGGTCTTTTTTATCGGCGATTCTCTCACTACTTTTATCAAGTCTGCTTGGTTCTTTTCACTGCATTGTTGATTGCCTTCAGCACAGTTGATCTCGTTAGCATGTTTATTGCTCTCGAATTGGTTGGGTTCGCTGCATTTTTATTGATTGCCGATCGTAGTGATAAAAAATCACTTTTCCATGCTTTTCAGTACTTGATAGGCGGAGGCCTTGCAATGCTGATCTACCTCATTGGTGTTGTGCAGGCTTTTACATACACAGGGTCTTTTTTGTTGACTGATCTTGTTCGAGCCCCTGAAACGGCTTTGTGTTTGATCGTTGCGGGGCTTCTCACAAAATCAGGAGTCTTTTTGTGTGGTTTGTGGGTCCCAAACATCTATTCACACGCTAACTGTCAATCCTCTGCTGTTCTGTCGGGTTGTGTGACCTGTGCCGGCATTGCTCCGATTGCACGCATGAGTCAGATTCTGATTCCGATCGGTGACTCAATGGTTGTTATCGGTGTCGTCAGTGCTGTTGTGGCGGCAATTTATGCGGTTTTTGAACGAGAGAGTGGTCGTGCTTTGGGGTGGAGCTCTGTTTCACAACTTGGAATTGCAATACTTTCACCCACATATGCTTGTGCATATGCCATGCAACATGGAATTTGCAAAGCACTTCTCTTCTCAACTCTTCACACCAAAGATCGCTCTAAACTGAGTGACGACAGCGTCAGCCACTTACACAATCAATTGGAGAATGTCCCATCTCTTCCAGTGGAGGAGTTCATCCGTGTGATTGTGTTTGTTGTCGCAAGTCTTTCGATCATGGGCTTTCCATATTTAAGCGGTTTCATTACCAAGAATTGGGTTAAAACAGATTTACCCTATGAAGCTAAGATCATTTACACAACGGCTGCTTTATTAACATCAACCGTTTATGCTCGCTTGATTTTTGATAGAGTTTCTAATTTTATTGACCATCAACAGCCTCAGACTGTTTTGGCACTTAGACGAATTAGCCTTAACATAATTGATGTGCTGTCGACTCCCAGGCTATGGATCTTGTTGGTATCAATAATTTCTCTTATATACTTTTCTTTTGTTGATACTACTTTATATTCAACCCCATCAATTCGCTCAGCAATTGTTTCAGCCATTCTTGGTGGGATTCTGTTTATATCAGTGGTCGGAATTCAAGCCGACGAATTTGTAAAGCCTATCACTCGCACACTTGATCTCGTTGGTGCACCGTTCCTTGTTGCAGCCTTGCTACTTGCCAACCTTCTATACCTAAAAATCTGA
- a CDS encoding monovalent cation/H(+) antiporter subunit G codes for MLNLLSFAILFIGLIFWLWGTLPIVNREHSIFYKLHTLTVSDSVGSLLILLALLIRAPQYWPIFLVTAISLSLWNTVFSYIIGNISNR; via the coding sequence ATGTTAAATCTACTTTCATTCGCAATTCTTTTTATCGGCTTAATTTTTTGGCTATGGGGCACATTGCCTATTGTTAATCGAGAACATTCAATATTTTATAAGCTACATACTCTTACAGTTTCAGATAGTGTTGGTTCACTCCTAATTCTTCTGGCCTTGTTGATTCGTGCTCCGCAATATTGGCCTATTTTTTTAGTAACGGCAATCTCTTTATCACTTTGGAATACTGTTTTTAGTTACATTATTGGTAACATCTCTAATCGTTAA
- a CDS encoding hydrogenase subunit MbhD domain-containing protein, with product MIDFLSTALLLPFELLLPILGILLIQSQSPINSLIYRSFLGSIAALIYALIGAPDVALTEVMVGTLLSSLIYIVTIRSCYTIVIIVDTNNPPHKNIKDCLKLIFDELHLKIEYQSEVFTDSCADNLVFLSSAKSSGSPHALIHNSTCFFEVQSLLDDVTLTDSSKFLEDKITLCLLPSRP from the coding sequence ATGATTGATTTTCTAAGTACAGCTCTGCTCCTTCCGTTCGAGCTTCTACTTCCCATACTTGGCATCCTTCTAATTCAATCACAATCTCCAATAAACAGTTTAATTTATAGATCATTTTTGGGTAGCATTGCTGCTTTGATTTATGCATTAATTGGTGCACCTGACGTTGCACTCACCGAAGTTATGGTAGGGACTCTACTGTCCTCGCTGATTTATATTGTTACAATACGCTCTTGCTATACAATTGTAATTATCGTCGATACAAATAATCCTCCGCACAAAAATATAAAAGATTGCTTGAAGTTAATTTTTGACGAACTGCATTTAAAAATTGAATACCAGTCAGAGGTCTTCACAGATTCTTGCGCAGATAATTTGGTTTTTCTTTCTTCAGCCAAGTCATCAGGTTCACCTCATGCATTGATTCACAATTCCACCTGTTTCTTTGAAGTCCAATCTTTACTCGATGATGTCACTCTGACAGACTCTAGTAAATTTCTGGAAGATAAAATTACTCTTTGTTTATTACCTTCTCGACCATGA
- a CDS encoding Na(+)/H(+) antiporter subunit B: MTSSKTPRQFTLSSEVAKSTVYLVAITAVMLMILFTRDDSVARDTEQIVEYLSQYTQIPNAVTSVILGTRLFDTIGEVTVFTIAGLGVKILLHAEDSEEKFVGINDQVIRVLLDFAALLSCFLAIDLAVKGHLTPGGGFASGVAGATSITILMITGRIQKVEAFYFGSNSPALEKVAVIVFMLVALATFSSFLLPQSVFATVPPTIYIPLLNIVAALKVTIGSWSILRLFIVKRGVL, translated from the coding sequence ATGACTTCGAGCAAAACACCAAGACAATTTACGCTTTCTTCAGAAGTAGCAAAGTCAACTGTCTATCTCGTAGCAATCACAGCCGTGATGCTGATGATCTTATTCACGCGAGACGATTCAGTTGCGCGAGACACAGAGCAGATTGTTGAATATCTTTCACAATATACGCAGATTCCAAACGCAGTGACTTCTGTCATTTTGGGTACAAGACTTTTTGATACGATTGGAGAAGTGACCGTATTTACAATTGCAGGTCTTGGAGTAAAAATCCTACTTCATGCAGAAGATTCAGAGGAAAAATTTGTTGGTATTAATGATCAAGTTATCCGAGTACTGCTCGATTTCGCTGCATTACTAAGCTGCTTTCTAGCGATTGATCTTGCAGTCAAAGGTCATTTAACTCCTGGAGGTGGCTTTGCCTCAGGAGTTGCTGGTGCAACATCGATTACTATTTTGATGATTACTGGACGAATTCAAAAGGTTGAGGCGTTTTACTTTGGTAGTAATTCTCCTGCTCTTGAAAAAGTAGCCGTTATTGTTTTTATGCTGGTTGCACTCGCAACTTTTAGCTCTTTCTTACTTCCACAGTCTGTCTTCGCCACAGTTCCACCTACAATTTATATTCCACTATTGAATATCGTTGCAGCCCTCAAAGTTACTATCGGCTCATGGTCTATTCTTCGCCTATTTATTGTGAAGAGAGGTGTCCTTTAA
- a CDS encoding ion channel yields MSYRETDDWYFGDYSGRLPGRSYSLLLNSVIITLFAQIALTTEPTFDTPSGQIFLRFTLNIIELFFISDYIGKLANSWAQMDYSLKGLVYSALSRYALVDLCVVLILLTDLFSNDSFVVIGVYVFKALISIYFSSFRLVLMRVRFIIFDSPAYTFFPLVLLSIVTYVMAFCIYLLERSNDSAHFGSIVRAFWFSIVTMTTIGYGDVTPTTSLGKVLAIMFGIVGIVCVALLTANILEANAKFNEIESSGKI; encoded by the coding sequence ATGTCATATCGAGAGACTGATGATTGGTACTTCGGTGACTATAGCGGTCGTCTTCCAGGCCGATCTTATTCACTGCTTTTGAATAGCGTCATTATTACCCTCTTTGCTCAAATTGCATTGACGACTGAGCCAACATTTGACACTCCATCAGGTCAAATATTTTTACGCTTTACTCTCAATATTATTGAACTTTTCTTCATTAGTGACTATATCGGCAAACTTGCCAACTCATGGGCTCAAATGGATTACTCTCTAAAGGGCCTTGTTTATAGCGCACTTTCGAGATATGCCTTGGTCGATTTATGCGTAGTCTTGATTCTGCTTACCGATCTGTTTTCTAATGACTCTTTTGTTGTCATTGGTGTTTATGTCTTCAAAGCGCTAATATCTATTTATTTTTCAAGTTTTAGGCTGGTTTTGATGAGAGTTAGGTTCATTATTTTTGATTCCCCTGCATACACCTTCTTCCCGCTTGTTTTATTGTCGATTGTGACATATGTGATGGCATTTTGCATTTATCTTCTTGAAAGATCTAATGACTCTGCGCATTTTGGATCCATTGTACGAGCTTTTTGGTTTTCTATTGTCACGATGACCACGATTGGGTATGGTGATGTTACACCTACAACATCTCTTGGGAAAGTCCTTGCGATCATGTTTGGTATTGTTGGCATTGTTTGCGTCGCGTTGTTAACAGCTAACATTCTTGAGGCTAATGCTAAGTTTAACGAGATTGAGTCAAGTGGAAAAATCTAG
- a CDS encoding phosphosulfolactate synthase has translation MEKSSPSIALNNQYGVSMHSLNHILDVGTPFVIFEAYVSSYHKFIDFIKFGWGSALIDPEFESKKEICERFGIKPLLGGTFFEYMIHHHGFAGFVKKIEQYGLQYVELSRGTIDIDDSLYASYIKQLSSDYYVMSEVGRKSSDPSQALAPSQWLAHCELSSDAGASLVVLESRESGRSGYVSTGGDVNAVMLDSISNSLPINSLLFEAPIKSVQTFLIKRYGASVNLGNLSLVDLLAVQSLRLGLRSDTLLESKAIF, from the coding sequence GTGGAAAAATCTAGTCCTTCCATTGCGCTTAATAATCAATATGGTGTTTCTATGCATTCACTCAATCATATATTAGATGTTGGAACTCCGTTTGTAATTTTTGAGGCCTATGTGTCTTCCTATCATAAATTTATCGACTTTATAAAATTTGGTTGGGGAAGTGCTTTGATAGATCCTGAGTTTGAGTCGAAGAAGGAAATCTGTGAACGATTTGGGATTAAGCCTCTACTTGGTGGCACTTTTTTTGAGTATATGATTCATCATCATGGCTTTGCGGGCTTTGTGAAAAAAATTGAACAATATGGACTGCAATATGTTGAACTTAGTCGAGGCACAATTGATATTGATGACTCGTTGTATGCGTCCTATATTAAGCAACTTTCTTCAGACTATTACGTTATGAGTGAAGTGGGGAGGAAATCCTCAGACCCCTCCCAGGCCCTTGCTCCATCACAATGGCTTGCCCATTGTGAGCTCTCATCAGATGCAGGGGCTTCCTTAGTGGTACTTGAATCACGTGAGTCGGGTCGCTCGGGATATGTTTCTACTGGTGGCGATGTCAACGCGGTCATGCTTGATTCCATAAGCAATTCACTTCCCATCAACTCTCTACTGTTTGAGGCACCAATCAAGTCTGTTCAGACCTTTTTGATTAAACGTTATGGTGCATCGGTCAACCTGGGTAATCTTTCACTGGTTGATCTCTTAGCAGTTCAGTCACTACGTCTTGGGTTGCGTTCAGACACGCTGCTTGAATCCAAAGCAATATTTTAA
- a CDS encoding transporter substrate-binding domain-containing protein encodes MSPKWPKAFVRHLIAFTLTVALLQALPALAAENSFINSIQQRGYLKVGLPPYNTPPAYYIDKKTEKLQGYDVELARELADKLGVDLQFDRESKSFNSLVERVGADDFDLAIGKLGLTYNRLFDAFPVQYLSFRHALLADRKFISSLGVDPEDDGFGDALKTSNIRIGSIENSTWETEAKVNFPNCKFVGYKNWEDAQKALLAVDPKTKKSAIDAIYRDATEIKPIVYKDPDLSLKYVPVLFDDIIDRKSIYLSEKGYIGFSDFLDVFIRREWGEVKSDERILNEYQAYYQPVS; translated from the coding sequence ATGTCGCCTAAATGGCCAAAAGCATTCGTAAGGCATCTAATTGCTTTCACCTTGACCGTAGCATTATTGCAGGCATTGCCGGCTTTGGCTGCTGAAAATAGTTTCATAAATTCGATTCAACAACGTGGATATTTAAAAGTCGGATTGCCACCATACAATACGCCTCCCGCATACTATATCGATAAAAAAACAGAAAAACTGCAAGGATATGATGTAGAGCTGGCCCGCGAACTTGCTGACAAGCTTGGCGTTGATCTTCAATTTGATAGAGAATCAAAAAGCTTTAATTCACTTGTAGAGCGTGTTGGTGCTGACGATTTTGATCTAGCGATCGGCAAGCTGGGTCTCACTTATAATCGATTATTTGACGCATTTCCTGTCCAGTATTTGAGCTTCCGTCATGCTCTCCTCGCAGATCGAAAGTTTATTTCTAGTCTAGGAGTCGATCCGGAAGATGATGGTTTTGGCGATGCGTTGAAAACTTCAAATATCCGCATTGGTTCTATTGAAAACTCAACTTGGGAAACTGAGGCGAAAGTTAACTTCCCAAACTGTAAATTTGTTGGCTACAAAAACTGGGAGGATGCTCAGAAGGCTTTGTTGGCTGTTGACCCCAAAACCAAAAAATCAGCTATCGATGCAATTTATCGTGATGCCACTGAGATCAAGCCAATTGTTTATAAAGATCCTGATTTATCGCTTAAATACGTCCCTGTTCTTTTTGACGATATTATTGATCGAAAATCTATTTATCTTTCCGAGAAGGGCTACATAGGATTTTCGGACTTTCTTGATGTCTTTATTCGTCGAGAGTGGGGTGAGGTCAAGTCTGACGAACGCATCCTCAATGAATATCAAGCTTATTACCAGCCAGTATCTTGA
- a CDS encoding cation:dicarboxylase symporter family transporter — translation MSFLDRVFSILPALRKPRNFFLYILPFSIVFGRVIPTQLASGLNDVGLAMVQLIAFPAIPLVLSAVMISIANIFNEDNRSAQRRLRFSSRFVISLTLTILLASLLALLLSIYQAPGVLSPDGKLSIGRFMLDTTDIRVGGDVAASSISSDFWIAKIVPSNILADASAGQTLRVISGSVLAGLAMSRLNPGLTQPLLSLLRSVNTTSVQVLSIVLNLAPLVLICLISGAVSTINAEIVVALLNFTICVFLTAIASLGISRLVFRRFTSTRERATTDANPVDSVFLLSLSTGSSMTAYPLMFETLKGMGRDESEVEASASLSLLIARLGNVTYNVIAIVFALNLYDVGLTPVRFLEVIFLGAFTGISAAGLTGVATVPTIAVALSYFQVPIPPVLVLLLAIDPILTLPRAATTGVLAIAISVISSAKSSNSELSDVSSSSSLGLLSQQGDVASLEGG, via the coding sequence ATGTCATTTCTTGATCGGGTGTTCTCGATTCTCCCGGCACTTCGAAAACCTCGCAATTTCTTCCTTTATATACTTCCGTTTTCAATTGTTTTCGGAAGAGTTATACCAACACAGCTTGCTTCTGGTTTAAATGACGTTGGATTGGCAATGGTTCAACTCATTGCTTTCCCGGCGATTCCGCTTGTGTTGTCTGCCGTCATGATTTCAATTGCTAATATTTTTAATGAAGACAATCGGTCGGCTCAGCGCCGGTTGCGCTTCTCCAGTCGTTTTGTGATTTCCTTGACGCTGACGATTCTCCTCGCATCTTTGCTGGCACTTCTTCTTTCTATCTATCAGGCGCCTGGAGTTTTGTCACCGGATGGAAAACTATCAATTGGTCGTTTCATGCTTGATACGACTGATATTCGCGTAGGGGGAGATGTCGCAGCTTCATCAATCTCTAGCGACTTCTGGATCGCAAAAATTGTTCCCAGCAATATTCTGGCTGATGCATCTGCTGGTCAGACACTGAGAGTAATAAGTGGATCGGTTTTGGCTGGTTTGGCTATGTCCAGGTTGAATCCTGGTCTAACCCAACCACTGCTTTCGCTTCTTCGCAGTGTTAACACTACGTCAGTGCAGGTTTTAAGCATTGTGCTAAATCTTGCTCCTCTTGTTCTTATCTGTCTGATCTCTGGCGCTGTTTCTACTATCAACGCTGAGATTGTTGTTGCGCTTTTAAACTTTACAATCTGTGTTTTCCTGACGGCAATTGCCTCTCTTGGTATCTCAAGGCTTGTTTTTCGTCGTTTCACATCTACGCGTGAGCGAGCGACGACTGATGCAAATCCTGTGGACTCTGTCTTTCTTCTCAGTCTTTCCACTGGCAGCAGTATGACGGCATATCCACTGATGTTTGAGACCCTCAAGGGGATGGGGCGTGATGAATCCGAAGTTGAAGCATCAGCTTCTCTCAGCCTGTTAATCGCTCGTTTGGGTAATGTTACTTACAACGTCATCGCGATTGTCTTTGCTCTCAATCTTTACGATGTGGGTCTTACACCTGTGCGTTTTTTGGAGGTCATTTTCCTTGGCGCTTTTACAGGGATTTCGGCTGCTGGGTTGACTGGTGTTGCCACTGTTCCGACGATTGCTGTCGCGCTCTCTTATTTCCAAGTACCGATCCCGCCTGTTTTAGTTCTTCTCTTAGCGATTGATCCGATTCTTACGTTGCCGCGTGCTGCTACAACCGGTGTTTTGGCGATCGCGATTTCAGTGATTTCCTCAGCCAAGTCCAGCAACTCAGAGCTGTCTGATGTCTCATCCAGTTCCTCCCTTGGTCTGCTCAGCCAGCAGGGTGATGTTGCCTCACTAGAAGGTGGTTGA
- a CDS encoding DMT family transporter, with protein sequence MDEQTSTWWQRQEMQGARALVLSSLAFSLMTVCVKQLGGRIPVSEIVLVRSVVSIALTGTAMAVGGIKPLGNNRRLLLLRGICGSVALLCFFEAITALPLASATVLQYTYPTFTAAAAWLLLGERLRRRIGLAVLLGLLGVVFVIQPEWLGAGQNGLALRPGLTALGGALFTALAYVCVRRLSAKEHPLVIILYFPVVSIPLTLPMVLHIGVWPSAVDWIWLLGVGVLTQLGQIWVTKGLSCLPAARATSLNYVQVLFAASWGWIWFNESITAFTCGGAALVLGASFISLSSRQA encoded by the coding sequence ATGGATGAACAGACGTCGACCTGGTGGCAGCGCCAGGAGATGCAGGGAGCGAGGGCCCTGGTTCTGAGCTCTCTTGCCTTCAGCCTGATGACGGTGTGCGTCAAACAACTGGGAGGACGAATTCCCGTCAGCGAGATCGTGCTGGTTCGATCCGTTGTGAGCATTGCCCTGACGGGAACAGCCATGGCGGTTGGAGGGATCAAACCCCTGGGGAACAACCGACGCCTGCTGCTGCTACGCGGCATCTGTGGAAGCGTTGCCCTGCTGTGCTTCTTCGAGGCGATCACTGCATTACCGCTGGCATCAGCCACGGTCCTGCAGTACACCTACCCAACATTCACTGCAGCGGCGGCCTGGCTATTGCTGGGGGAACGGCTGCGCCGTCGCATTGGCTTGGCCGTGCTGCTGGGCTTGCTCGGGGTGGTGTTTGTGATCCAACCGGAATGGCTGGGCGCAGGCCAGAACGGGCTGGCGTTACGCCCAGGGCTGACAGCCCTGGGCGGAGCTTTATTTACAGCTCTGGCATATGTATGCGTCCGACGCTTATCGGCCAAGGAACACCCCTTGGTGATCATTCTCTATTTCCCTGTGGTCTCGATTCCCCTCACGCTGCCGATGGTTCTGCACATCGGGGTCTGGCCTTCAGCGGTGGATTGGATCTGGTTGCTCGGAGTCGGTGTGCTGACTCAACTCGGCCAGATCTGGGTGACCAAGGGGCTGAGCTGTCTGCCAGCGGCGAGGGCGACGTCGCTGAATTACGTCCAGGTGTTGTTCGCTGCTAGCTGGGGGTGGATCTGGTTCAACGAATCAATTACGGCATTCACATGTGGTGGTGCAGCGCTTGTGCTGGGTGCATCCTTTATCAGCCTCTCCAGCCGTCAGGCCTGA